In the genome of Solibacillus silvestris, one region contains:
- a CDS encoding fatty-acid--CoA ligase has product MMDTQLVLTGFLKRAQRYFPNKQIISRTSPTKTHRITFNDYVKRTHRLADALTKLGMKRGTKVGTFAWNHHRHLEAYFAIPSSGAVLHTINIRLAPEHIVYIINHAEDEILLIDSDLFPLVEPALGHLKTVKHIIVMGDELSAPQSSFPNVYSYEQLLQEADENFEFPTDLDENLPAGMCYTSATTGMPKGVVYTHRSIVLHSLALGLAESFAIKESDTALPIVPMFHANAWGFPFAALNFGSNIILPGPMMTPGLVLDLIEQEKVTITAGVPTIWLGALSEQEKQPRDLSSVRLIISGGSASPKGLIQAYNEKLGVPYINAYGMTETSPLVSMSHLISEMNDYTDDEQLNIRVSQGLTVSLIETEVVNENGPVPWDGKTMGELRVRGPWIASEYYNDERTKEAFRDGWLYTGDIAVYTKEGYIKITDRTKDLIKSGGEWISSVDLENALMSHPAVFEAAVIAVPHPKWQERPLACVVLKEGATASKEELIESIELEFAKWWLPDDVVFLNEIPKTSVGKFLKATLREQLKDYEVQI; this is encoded by the coding sequence ATGATGGATACACAACTAGTTTTGACTGGATTTTTGAAGCGTGCACAACGGTATTTCCCGAACAAACAAATTATCTCACGTACAAGCCCCACTAAGACACATCGCATTACATTCAATGACTATGTAAAAAGAACACATCGATTAGCGGATGCCCTAACAAAGCTTGGGATGAAGCGCGGCACAAAAGTCGGTACATTTGCCTGGAATCATCATCGTCATCTCGAAGCGTATTTTGCGATTCCGAGCAGTGGCGCAGTTTTACACACGATTAACATCCGACTTGCCCCAGAACATATCGTTTATATTATTAATCATGCCGAAGATGAAATTTTATTGATTGATAGCGACTTATTCCCATTGGTTGAGCCTGCACTAGGCCACTTGAAAACGGTCAAGCATATTATTGTCATGGGGGATGAATTGAGCGCTCCACAATCCAGTTTCCCGAATGTATACAGCTACGAACAGCTTCTTCAGGAAGCGGATGAAAATTTCGAGTTTCCGACAGATCTGGATGAAAATTTACCGGCTGGGATGTGCTACACTTCAGCAACGACGGGTATGCCAAAAGGTGTCGTTTATACACATCGAAGCATCGTACTGCATAGCTTGGCACTAGGTCTTGCTGAATCCTTTGCCATTAAAGAAAGCGACACTGCCCTGCCGATTGTACCGATGTTCCATGCAAATGCATGGGGCTTCCCGTTTGCTGCATTGAATTTCGGCTCAAATATTATTTTACCGGGACCGATGATGACACCTGGCTTAGTTTTGGATCTGATTGAACAAGAGAAAGTAACGATTACAGCTGGTGTTCCAACGATTTGGCTTGGTGCACTTTCCGAACAGGAAAAACAGCCCCGCGATCTCTCTTCTGTCCGTTTAATCATTTCGGGTGGTTCCGCTTCCCCGAAAGGTTTAATTCAGGCTTACAATGAGAAACTCGGTGTTCCGTATATCAATGCTTACGGTATGACGGAAACTTCACCGCTTGTAAGTATGTCGCATCTTATAAGTGAGATGAACGACTATACAGATGATGAACAGTTAAACATTCGTGTATCCCAAGGATTGACGGTTTCGCTAATTGAAACAGAGGTCGTGAATGAAAACGGTCCGGTTCCATGGGATGGCAAAACAATGGGTGAACTGCGTGTCCGCGGTCCATGGATTGCCTCTGAATATTATAATGATGAGCGGACAAAAGAAGCATTCCGAGATGGCTGGCTTTATACAGGTGACATTGCGGTATATACAAAAGAAGGCTATATCAAAATTACCGACCGTACGAAGGACCTTATTAAATCCGGTGGTGAATGGATTTCGTCCGTTGATCTTGAAAATGCCCTCATGTCACATCCTGCTGTTTTCGAAGCAGCCGTAATTGCGGTCCCGCATCCGAAGTGGCAGGAGCGTCCGTTGGCATGTGTCGTTTTAAAAGAAGGTGCAACGGCATCTAAAGAAGAGCTCATCGAGTCAATTGAACTGGAGTTTGCAAAGTGGTGGCTTCCGGATGATGTTGTATTTTTAAACGAAATCCCAAAAACTTCTGTCGGCAAATTTCTAAAAGCAACGTTGCGGGAACAATTAAAAGACTACGAGGTTCAAATTTAA
- a CDS encoding multidrug ABC transporter ATPase: MKREEIVNGNMANTMDELKILGKQMENLRDGGQLEEAERISDPQQFDDEEDEQQEEGK, encoded by the coding sequence ATGAAAAGAGAAGAAATCGTTAATGGAAATATGGCTAATACGATGGATGAGCTGAAAATTCTCGGGAAGCAAATGGAGAACTTGCGAGACGGCGGACAATTGGAAGAAGCGGAACGCATTTCAGATCCGCAGCAGTTTGATGATGAAGAGGATGAACAGCAGGAAGAGGGAAAATAA
- a CDS encoding glyoxalase, whose amino-acid sequence MATHFHKKPNLYPAHVQLKVSDLVRSIEYYTTVIGFKVLQQTETEAYLTADGQTSLVSLVEVQNAQPLKQGFAGLYHLALLLPSRKDLGNIVQHFVNLNVRIGAADHDVSEALYLNDPDGNGIEIYIDRHESEWTWNQDEQVHMVTEQLNFQPILAAADGNWNGLPADTVMGHVHLSVVNLDKSEQFYTNVLDYNVVTRYGAQALFVSTGKYHHHFGLNTWNSNNGHAPTNDMVGLKSFTVVLKNAQYAEEVKQSLTTNGFIVENFAEAPAHGGTQLFSTVDPNGLRIVFTLDGE is encoded by the coding sequence ATGGCTACACATTTTCATAAAAAACCGAATCTTTATCCTGCTCATGTTCAATTAAAAGTTTCTGACTTAGTACGTTCGATCGAATACTACACAACAGTTATCGGCTTTAAAGTATTACAGCAAACAGAAACGGAAGCATACTTGACAGCAGACGGACAAACAAGCTTAGTATCACTAGTCGAAGTACAAAATGCTCAGCCACTTAAACAAGGCTTTGCAGGTTTATACCACTTAGCATTACTATTACCCTCTCGTAAGGACTTAGGAAACATCGTACAGCATTTTGTTAATCTTAATGTTCGTATTGGAGCAGCAGATCATGATGTTTCAGAAGCACTTTACTTAAACGATCCGGATGGAAATGGTATCGAAATTTATATCGACCGTCATGAATCGGAATGGACTTGGAATCAGGACGAACAAGTCCATATGGTGACAGAACAGCTGAATTTCCAGCCGATTTTAGCAGCTGCAGACGGCAATTGGAACGGCTTGCCTGCTGACACTGTTATGGGGCATGTACACTTATCCGTAGTAAACCTGGACAAATCGGAGCAGTTTTATACAAATGTATTGGATTATAATGTCGTGACTCGTTACGGTGCACAGGCGCTGTTCGTATCAACAGGTAAATATCATCACCATTTCGGCTTAAATACTTGGAACAGCAACAACGGCCATGCTCCAACAAACGATATGGTCGGTTTAAAATCCTTTACGGTCGTGTTAAAAAATGCGCAGTATGCAGAAGAAGTAAAACAAAGCCTGACAACTAACGGCTTCATCGTTGAAAACTTTGCAGAAGCACCAGCACACGGGGGTACTCAGCTATTCTCAACAGTGGATCCAAACGGTTTACGTATTGTATTTACATTAGACGGTGAATAA